Genomic DNA from Nitrosarchaeum koreense MY1:
CTTTTGGAGAAAAAGAAATCAAATGCATTAACTGTGTGCAAATTCCCTCTTACGAAATTGATCTATACAAAGAGATTTTCCCATTGACTGTTTGGACTGATTCACACACTTATGATCATTTTTCAACTATTACCGCAACTGGATATTTGAAACCACAAAACACAGTTGCACCAATCTTAGTTGTTGTAACTAATCCTATAGGAAACATAGTGACCATACAGCAAATAACTCCTGATGCTGATGGTAATTTCTCTTTCAAACTAAACACAGAAAGTCCTCTGTGGTCTAAAGATGGAGAATATATCTTAAAAGTTCAAAGCGGTACTGAAACCCGACAATTCAAAACTAATTTTACTCTAGTTCCGTCTTTAACTGGAAGCGTTAACAAATGTACTGTAGATAGTATTTCAGTTACTGCAAATAATGGCAGAATTTATTGCATTCCATATTCGATATCTGATGGTCTTGTAAG
This window encodes:
- a CDS encoding PEFG-CTERM sorting domain-containing protein, with the protein product MHITILAVLILSLTITLSFADTSFGEKEIKCINCVQIPSYEIDLYKEIFPLTVWTDSHTYDHFSTITATGYLKPQNTVAPILVVVTNPIGNIVTIQQITPDADGNFSFKLNTESPLWSKDGEYILKVQSGTETRQFKTNFTLVPSLTGSVNKCTVDSISVTANNGRIYCIPYSISDGLVSTTKGKLNSDTKTMTLDIKGQNIGTITLDIPRYILDSKSPAGSDSSFVVMANGEMIEYEELESDSDSRQIKLDYQIGDKVSFEIVGTHIIPEFGSIALLILVASIMSILIVGKSFSNRLVKF